In the genome of Afipia felis ATCC 53690, the window ACCCTCTCTAGCGACGAACCAGGATCGGTGACGGCGACGAAGTGCACGCCGGGGCTCTCACCGCTCACTTCCTCTACGCGGTTGAAGAAGTAATCCATCAGCGCGTTCGGCTCGGTGGTGCCGCCGGACTTGCTGGAGACGATGAACAGTGTCCGGGTCAGGTTGATGGAGTTCTCCACGCGCTTGATCTGCGCAGGGTCCATGGAATCGAGAATGTGCAGCTTCGGGAAGCCCTTCACCGGCTGGAAGGTGGTGGCGAGCACTTCGGGGCCGAGGCTCGATCCGCCCATGCCGAGCACGACGGCATCGGTGAATTTCGCGCGCTTCACCGCGTCGGAGAAGCGCTGGTAGAGCTTCAGCGAATCCTGCTCGCGCTCGACGGCATCCAGCCAGCCGAGCCATTTGGCTTCGTCATGATTGGTCCACACCGAGGCGTCGCGCTTCCAGAGCCTGCGGCCCTTGCCTTCGGCGCGCCAGTCGTCGGTCAGTGCCTTGGTGGTGCGGGTGAGATCATCACCCAGCGCGAGCGCCTGCGTGTCGATCTTCGCGCCGAGCATCCGCGCGCGCTTGGAGGCCACTGCGCCAAGGAGCTGGTCGGCAGCTTCGGAAAACAACCGCACGCCGTCGTCCACCAGATGATCCGTAATGGAGTCCAGCGAGATACCTGCGTCCGCAAGGTCGGCCAGCACCTGCGCGGCTTCAGGGACGTTCTCCTCCAGCGTGTCGCGGACCTTGCCGTGGTCACGGAAGGCATCGAGCGTCGCGGGCGGCACGGTGTTGACCGTGTCCCGGCCGATCAGCTCCTCGACGTAGAGCACGTCGCTGTAGGCTTTGTTCTTGGTGCCGGTCGAAGCCCAGAGTAGGCGCTGCACGCGGGCGCCCTTGGCTTCCAGTGCCTTCCAACGATCAGAGGCGATAACTTTCTTGTAGTGCTGGTAGGCGAGCTTGGCATTGGCGACGGCGACCTTGCCCTTGAGCGATGCAAGGTGCGCCTTGCGGTCCTCGTCATTGGCGGCGGCGATCTTGTCGTCAAGCTGGCGGTCCACCGCGGTGTCGATGCGGCTGACGAAGAACGAGGCGACGCTCGCGACTTTGGACAGGTCGCCGCCTTTTGCTGCGAATTTCTCCAGCCCGGAGATGTAGGCCTCCAGCACCTGCGCATAGACCTTCTGCGAGAACAGCAGCGTGATGTTGATGCTCAGCCCCTCGGACGTGAGTTGCTCGATCGCGGGCAGGCCTTCGTGAGTGCCGGGCACCTTCACCATCAAATTCTTGCGGTGGACGGACTTCCACAGCCGCCGCGCTTCATTGAGCGTGCCTTCGGTATCGAGCGCGAGATAGGGCGAAACCTCGAGGCTGACATAGCCGTCATGGCCGTGGAGTTCATCGTACACCGGCTTCAGCACGTCGGCCGCGTTCTGGATGTCCTCGATGGCGACGGATTCATAAAGGTCGATCACCGAGCGGTCGCCGCCCTTCAGCAGCTTCTCGAACGCGGCATCGTATTCGTCGCCTGTGCCGATGGCCTTCTCGAAAATGGACGGGTTGGATGTGACGCCGCGCACACCGTCGCGCTCGATCAGCGCTTTCAGCTCTCCCTTGGCAATGAAGCCGCGCGCGAGGAAATCGAGCCAGATCGACTGGCCATGGTTCTGCAATTCTTTGAGAGGATTCATGATGCCTTGTTCTGTTCGATTTGACGCAATGCCGCTTCGACAACCTTATCCGGTGTGAAGCCGAATTTCTTCAACAGATCCTTCAGCGGCGCCGAGGCGCCGAAAGTATGCATACCGATGATGGCACCGGAAGGGCCTGCGTAGCGATCCCAGCCGATGGCGGAGCCTTGCTCCACAGCCACGCGCGCGGTGATGTGCGGGGGCAGGACGGTGTCGCGGTAGGATTTGTCCTGTTTCTCGAACAGATCCCATGACGGCATGCTGACCACGCGGGCGCGGATGCCGCGGGATTTCAGATCCTCATAGGCGGCGACGCACAATTGTACCTCGCTGCCGGTGCCGATCAGGATCACCTGCGGCTCGCCGTCGCCATCCGCCATCACATAGGCGCCGCGCGCGAGGCCGGAGGCGGAGGCATATTTGCCGCGGTCGAAGATCGGCAGAGCCTGGCGGCTCAGCACCAGCGCGGCCGGTTCGTCCCGCAACGTGAAAATCACTTTGTAGGCCTCGCGCACCTCGTTGGCGTCTGCCGGACGCAGGGTCACGAGGCCTGGAATGGCGCGCAAACCAGCCAGTTGTTCGACTGGCTGATGGGTCGGGCCGTCCTCGCCGACGCCGATGGAGTCGTGGGTGAAGACATGGAAGATCGGCAGCCGCATCAGCGCGGCGAGCCGGATCGGCGGGCGCATGTAGTCCGAGAAGATCAGGAAGGTCGCGCCATATCCGCGCAGATGGCATAGGCCGAGCCCGTTGACGATCGCGCCCATGCCGTGCTCGCGGACACCGAAATGCATGTTGCGACCGCCTGGCGAATTCTTCTCCAGCGCGCCCATGCCCTCCGTGGTGAGCTTGGTCTTAGTGGACGGCGCGAGGTCGGCCGCGCCGCCCAGCACCCACGGCAATTCCTCGGCGATGGCGTTCAGCACTTTTCCTGAAGCCTCGCGGGTGGCGATGCCTTTCGCGTCCGGTTTGAAGACGGGCAGGGTGCTGGCCCAGTTCTCGGGCAAGCCGTGCTTCAGGCAGCGTTCGATCTGACCCGCCTCGCGGGGATATTCCTTCGCATAATCCTTGAAGCCTTTTTCCCAAGCTTCGCGCGCGGCTGCACCGCGTTTGCCGATGCCATCATGGAAGCGTTCGCGCACGCCGTCGGGTACGTAGAAGTCCTTGTCCTGCGGAAAGCCGAGAAATGCCTTCGTCTTCTTGACCTCTTCGACGCCAAGCGCGTCGCTGTGGATTTTCGAGGTGCCCTGCATGTCGGGCGCGCCGTAGCCGATCACGCTGTTGACGATGATGAGGGTCGGGCGGCCCTTGGTCTCGCGGAATTCTTCCAGCGTGGAGCGGACGCGGTTGCAGTCGTTGGCGTCGGCGACATTCGTGACGTGCCAGCCATATCCGCGGAAGCGCTCGGCGACGTTTTCATCGAAGGCGAGTTCGGTGTGACCTTCGATGGTGACGGTGTTGCTGTCGTAGATCCAGCACAGGTTGTCGAGACCGAGATGGCCCGCGAGCGATGCCGCTTCCGAGGCGACGCCTTCCATCAGATCGCCATCGCTGCAGATGGTGTAGACATTGAAATCGAAAACGGTGTGGCCCGGCTTGTTGTAATGTGCGCCTAACCAGCGCGAGGCGATCGCCATGCCGACGCTGTTGCCGCAGCCCTGTCCAAGCGGGCCGGTGGTGGTCTCGACGCCGGTGGTGTGGCCATATTCCGGGTGGCCCGGCGTCACGCTGTCGATCTGGCGAAAGTGTTCGATGTCGTCGAGCGTCACCGCGAGCTTGTCGGTGACCTTGCCGTCCTTCAGCCGCTTGATGCCGGCGAGATGGATGAGGGAGTAAAGCAGCATTGAGGCGTGGCCGCAGGACAGCACGAAGCGGTCGCGGTTTGGCCATAGCGGCTCATTGGGATCGTAGCGCAGCACCTCCTGCCACAGCGTATAGGCGACGGGAGCGAGGCCCATCGGCGCCCCGGCATGGCCTGAATTGGCTTTCTGCACGGCATCGACGGTGAGGGTGCGGATGGTGTTGATGCAGAGCTGATCGATGTCGGTCTGATGGGTGCGATCACCCGATGTCGAACGCGGAGCATCCATTGGAATTTTCCCGGCGTGGCTGAAAATTATGTCCTGCGCCCCGAGCCCCGGCGGCAAAGCTATAACTGGAATAAAACGGGCGTAAGACGGGAAGGTTCCGCTGTCTCACGGTGTCGCGGCGATGTGAAGATGCGGCGGGATTGTGCTGTCCGCTTGTGCAGGATGCGGACTTTTCGCAAGATAACAGTCGCGGAGGCACGTATGAGAGTAGCAATAGGTGTGGTGATCGGGTTGGCGGTCGGCTATCTCGCGATGTATTATTTCAGAAGCGGACATTTGCCGTTCTGATCTGCGGCCATAGCAGCCATGCTTGGTGGCCGTAGCGAAAGTTAAAGGATGATGATGAGCGACGAACTTCCCGACCGCCTTTCGGTCGACCCCAACAGCCCGTTCTACGATGAGAAGATTCTGTCTCGCGACATCGGCATCCGCTTCAAGGGTGTCGAGAAGACCAATATCGAGGAATATTGTGTCAGCGAGGGCTGGGTGCGGATGAGCGTCGGCTCGGCGAAGGACCGCCACGGCAATCCGATCACCATGAAATTCTCCGGCCCCGTCGAGCCTTATTTCAAGAGCTGATTATTTCCCGACGAGCTTCGGCAGGTCGGACAAGGCGCGGATGCGGTGATCGGGCAGAAATCCCAGTTCATCCATCTGCGTCCGTGCTGCTTTGAACATCGTGACGGGCGCGACAGGCGCGCCGGGCTTGATCTCGGCGGCCATCGCCTGCGGCGTGACTCGCTCGATCCACGCGACGTTGAGGCCGAAGGATTTCGCGCCGGCGACGTCGAACGGGTTCGACGACACGAAGATCACCTCATCCGGTTTCACGCCGAGTTTCTTTTCGATCAGCGTGTAGGCCTGTGGCGCGGGCTTGAAAATGCGTTCGCTATCGATGCTGATGGTGGCATCAAGCACCTGATCGAGGCTGGTGTTCTTCACCAGATCGTTCAGCATCTGAGTGCTGCCGTTCGACAGGATGGCGAGCTTGTGGCCGCTCAGCGCCGCGAGTGCCGCTTTAGCGTCCGGGTACAGATCGAGATGGACATACTTGTCCATGATGCGTTCGAATACGGCATCGGAATAAGCGAGGCCGAGCAGCTTCAGCGAATAGACGAGCGATTCCCGCGTCACCACCGAGAAGTCCTCGTAGCGCTGCATCATGCTGCGCTGCCAGGTGTATTCGAGTTGCTTCATCCGCCAGATCTGGGTGATGAAATCGCCATAGCCGGGGAAAGCCTCCTCGGTCACCGCGGCGACCGACTGGATGTCGTAGAGCGTGCCGTAGGCGTCGAACACGAAGGCCTTGATGGTCATGAAAAAATCCGTTCTGCAAAAGGCGGCTGCGAACCTAACGCGGTGCGCCGCGTTGAGGCTTGGTCTCATTCGCGAAGGATGCAAACCATGGCAAAAACCGCGACACGGCGCAAACGCACAACGGCATCAAAATCGCGCGGCACCCATGCGCGCAAGGCACGTAACAGAAAGACTGCTCTCAAATCCACGGCGCGGCGGGTGCGGAAAACTGGTGCGCATTCTGCAAAGCGCCCGGTGAAGAAATGGTCGAAGCAAGTCACGCAGACCAGCGACGCGCTCGATCTCAAGCATGATGTGTTCAAGCAGGACAGCCCGAAGGCGATTGCGCGGTCGCTGAAGCGCTCGGCCGAGCAGAGCCATCGCCGCAAGAGCGATCCGTATCGTTCGGCGATGTCGATGCTGGTGTTCTATATCAACCGTGCGGGCCAGAATTTACCCGCGACGCGGCGCAAGAAGCTGGAAGCGACGAAAGGCGAATTGCGCAAGGCGTTCGGCAAGGCGGCGTAGGCAAAAGATTGCGATACGCCGCCTTGTGAAAATCAGCCGTGCAGCTTCTTCGCGGTCTCGGCGATGGTGCGGCCCTGATAGCGGGCGGCATTGAGTTCGTTCTCACTCGGCATGCGCGAACCGTCGCCATCGGTGATCGTGGTGGCGCCGTAGGGTGCGCCGCCGTGGACTTCCTTGACGCCCATCTGGCCGGCGTAACCGTAGTTCAGGCCGACAATC includes:
- a CDS encoding bifunctional transaldolase/phosoglucose isomerase, whose amino-acid sequence is MNPLKELQNHGQSIWLDFLARGFIAKGELKALIERDGVRGVTSNPSIFEKAIGTGDEYDAAFEKLLKGGDRSVIDLYESVAIEDIQNAADVLKPVYDELHGHDGYVSLEVSPYLALDTEGTLNEARRLWKSVHRKNLMVKVPGTHEGLPAIEQLTSEGLSINITLLFSQKVYAQVLEAYISGLEKFAAKGGDLSKVASVASFFVSRIDTAVDRQLDDKIAAANDEDRKAHLASLKGKVAVANAKLAYQHYKKVIASDRWKALEAKGARVQRLLWASTGTKNKAYSDVLYVEELIGRDTVNTVPPATLDAFRDHGKVRDTLEENVPEAAQVLADLADAGISLDSITDHLVDDGVRLFSEAADQLLGAVASKRARMLGAKIDTQALALGDDLTRTTKALTDDWRAEGKGRRLWKRDASVWTNHDEAKWLGWLDAVEREQDSLKLYQRFSDAVKRAKFTDAVVLGMGGSSLGPEVLATTFQPVKGFPKLHILDSMDPAQIKRVENSINLTRTLFIVSSKSGGTTEPNALMDYFFNRVEEVSGESPGVHFVAVTDPGSSLERVARERNFIHVFRGEPSIGGRYSVISPFGLVPAAAAGIDLKKFLEAAGAMAHACGADVPPHENPGIQLGLALGAAARAGRDKVTLSASNQIEDFGAWTEQLIAESTGKNGRALIPLADEPLGQPNVYGDDRVFVDLALKGDTSREAALAALEQAGHPVIRIAVTDAAHIGQEFFRFEMATAVAGSVIGVNPFDQPDVEAAKVKTRELTAAFEKSGTLPQEEPLVTDGNLVVYTDHNNAEALREAGADGTVASWLKAHFSRIESGDYAALLAYIDHNDKDIAALQKARIAIRDTKRVATCTGFGPRFQHSTGQAYKGGPNTGVFVQITADDAKDLPVPGQKASFGIIKAAQARGDFDVLTERDRRALRLHIKGDVAKGLAAINSAVTKALS
- the tkt gene encoding transketolase, yielding MDAPRSTSGDRTHQTDIDQLCINTIRTLTVDAVQKANSGHAGAPMGLAPVAYTLWQEVLRYDPNEPLWPNRDRFVLSCGHASMLLYSLIHLAGIKRLKDGKVTDKLAVTLDDIEHFRQIDSVTPGHPEYGHTTGVETTTGPLGQGCGNSVGMAIASRWLGAHYNKPGHTVFDFNVYTICSDGDLMEGVASEAASLAGHLGLDNLCWIYDSNTVTIEGHTELAFDENVAERFRGYGWHVTNVADANDCNRVRSTLEEFRETKGRPTLIIVNSVIGYGAPDMQGTSKIHSDALGVEEVKKTKAFLGFPQDKDFYVPDGVRERFHDGIGKRGAAAREAWEKGFKDYAKEYPREAGQIERCLKHGLPENWASTLPVFKPDAKGIATREASGKVLNAIAEELPWVLGGAADLAPSTKTKLTTEGMGALEKNSPGGRNMHFGVREHGMGAIVNGLGLCHLRGYGATFLIFSDYMRPPIRLAALMRLPIFHVFTHDSIGVGEDGPTHQPVEQLAGLRAIPGLVTLRPADANEVREAYKVIFTLRDEPAALVLSRQALPIFDRGKYASASGLARGAYVMADGDGEPQVILIGTGSEVQLCVAAYEDLKSRGIRARVVSMPSWDLFEKQDKSYRDTVLPPHITARVAVEQGSAIGWDRYAGPSGAIIGMHTFGASAPLKDLLKKFGFTPDKVVEAALRQIEQNKAS
- a CDS encoding DUF3297 family protein: MSDELPDRLSVDPNSPFYDEKILSRDIGIRFKGVEKTNIEEYCVSEGWVRMSVGSAKDRHGNPITMKFSGPVEPYFKS
- a CDS encoding haloacid dehalogenase type II → MTIKAFVFDAYGTLYDIQSVAAVTEEAFPGYGDFITQIWRMKQLEYTWQRSMMQRYEDFSVVTRESLVYSLKLLGLAYSDAVFERIMDKYVHLDLYPDAKAALAALSGHKLAILSNGSTQMLNDLVKNTSLDQVLDATISIDSERIFKPAPQAYTLIEKKLGVKPDEVIFVSSNPFDVAGAKSFGLNVAWIERVTPQAMAAEIKPGAPVAPVTMFKAARTQMDELGFLPDHRIRALSDLPKLVGK
- a CDS encoding DUF3175 domain-containing protein — protein: MAKTATRRKRTTASKSRGTHARKARNRKTALKSTARRVRKTGAHSAKRPVKKWSKQVTQTSDALDLKHDVFKQDSPKAIARSLKRSAEQSHRRKSDPYRSAMSMLVFYINRAGQNLPATRRKKLEATKGELRKAFGKAA